A genomic stretch from Qipengyuania pelagi includes:
- a CDS encoding YoaK family protein produces MPQTRPSLRALQLGLSGLAGLLDATGFLIANGYFVSFMSGNTTQLGVNALDGIGSVLLPAGLIACFLGGVSAGAAIGWTSRVWPRTLLLATSLALISAAAVAYALGSTLGFLIPAGFAMGVVNNVFLRDDSSAAGVTYMTGALVRIGQNFAARWMKRDDRIKPGYGPLWLCLLGGAVLGTWLHTFDGAIGPAVAVGANALLLVLAWRTEKGQAHPA; encoded by the coding sequence ATGCCGCAGACCCGCCCTTCGCTTCGCGCGCTCCAGCTCGGCCTGTCGGGCCTTGCCGGCCTGCTCGATGCAACCGGCTTCCTGATCGCCAACGGGTATTTCGTCAGCTTCATGTCGGGCAATACGACCCAGTTGGGCGTGAACGCGCTCGACGGAATCGGGTCGGTGCTGCTCCCCGCCGGACTGATCGCCTGCTTCCTCGGCGGGGTGAGCGCGGGCGCGGCCATCGGCTGGACCAGCCGGGTCTGGCCGCGCACGCTGCTGCTGGCGACCTCGCTGGCGCTGATATCGGCGGCAGCCGTGGCCTATGCGCTGGGCAGTACGCTGGGTTTCCTGATCCCGGCGGGTTTTGCGATGGGAGTGGTCAACAACGTCTTCCTGCGCGACGACAGCTCCGCAGCGGGCGTCACCTACATGACCGGCGCGCTGGTCCGTATCGGGCAGAATTTCGCCGCGCGCTGGATGAAGCGCGATGACCGGATCAAGCCGGGTTACGGGCCGCTATGGCTGTGCCTGCTGGGGGGCGCGGTGCTGGGAACGTGGCTGCACACCTTCGACGGCGCGATCGGCCCCGCGGTCGCGGTCGGTGCCAATGCGCTGCTGCTGGTGCTCGCCTGGCGGACCGAGAAAGGCCAAGCCCACCCCGCTTAG
- the rhuM gene encoding RhuM family protein yields the protein MPDQEPVHLIEDEETGDRFLIYGDGSGTHVELNYEGDNLWMTQAQIAELFGRDRSTITKHISNIFDEGELEEETSVQKLHRSHGRPATLYSLDVVISVGYRVASRQATLFRKWATDKLVQFATKGFVIDAPRLKSPKNRDRIAELKEIIRDIRSDEANVYRELRQICTMCQDYDKQSATWQEFYRHTQAKLVHAVCSNTPAEILRLRADASEPNMGLTNWPNENIRKSDVIVSKNYLGESEVRELNRLTVILLDIFEDQMDLGRLHTMREASSLLDSQLFSLGRNLLRSGGRVKMTEAKRHAEREYGKFKAEQKRLRHEEADAAIAEIKAAQKALTKRS from the coding sequence ATGCCGGATCAAGAACCTGTTCATTTGATCGAGGACGAAGAAACGGGTGATCGTTTCTTAATCTACGGCGATGGCTCCGGGACTCACGTCGAACTCAATTACGAGGGCGATAACTTGTGGATGACGCAGGCTCAGATCGCAGAGCTTTTTGGTCGGGATCGATCAACAATAACCAAACATATCAGTAACATATTTGATGAAGGTGAGCTCGAAGAGGAGACTTCTGTGCAAAAATTGCACAGAAGTCACGGGAGGCCAGCGACCCTCTACAGCTTAGATGTCGTGATTTCGGTCGGTTACCGTGTAGCCTCCCGGCAAGCGACGCTGTTCCGAAAATGGGCAACCGACAAGCTCGTCCAGTTTGCGACCAAGGGTTTCGTGATCGATGCCCCACGCCTCAAATCGCCCAAGAACCGGGATCGGATTGCCGAACTCAAGGAGATCATCCGGGACATTCGGTCAGACGAAGCGAATGTCTATAGAGAGCTTCGACAGATTTGCACCATGTGCCAGGACTACGACAAGCAATCCGCGACCTGGCAAGAATTCTATCGTCACACGCAAGCGAAGCTGGTCCACGCGGTCTGCTCGAACACTCCTGCCGAGATACTTCGGCTGAGGGCCGATGCTTCCGAACCGAATATGGGGCTCACCAATTGGCCTAACGAGAATATTCGGAAATCCGATGTCATCGTTTCCAAGAACTATCTCGGAGAGAGCGAGGTCAGAGAACTCAATCGCCTTACGGTCATTCTCCTAGATATCTTCGAAGATCAGATGGATCTCGGTCGACTCCATACGATGCGGGAAGCTTCCTCGCTCCTGGACAGCCAACTCTTTAGCCTCGGACGCAACCTCCTGCGAAGCGGCGGGCGGGTGAAAATGACCGAAGCCAAGCGCCACGCCGAACGCGAATATGGAAAGTTCAAGGCCGAACAGAAACGCCTGCGCCATGAAGAGGCGGACGCGGCCATAGCGGAAATAAAAGCTGCGCAGAAAGCGCTGACAAAACGGTCGTAA
- a CDS encoding gamma carbonic anhydrase family protein, with protein MTLARPGVRIVPIHGKTPRIHDSAFVSPGCTLIGDIEIGADSSIWYNCVLRADVFTIRIGERTNVQDGSILHCDPPRPGDPDGSPLVIGDDVLIGHMAMVHGCTIHDRGFVGLGAIAMNKAVIGSDAMLAAGAMLTENKVMGERELWAGRPAKKLRDLDDAAVMGMRAGVMHYTQNAKDHAAAISDAP; from the coding sequence ATGACCCTCGCAAGACCCGGCGTCCGCATCGTGCCCATCCACGGGAAGACACCCAGGATCCACGACAGCGCCTTCGTCTCGCCCGGCTGCACGCTGATCGGCGATATCGAGATCGGGGCGGACAGCTCGATCTGGTACAATTGCGTGCTGCGCGCCGATGTTTTCACGATCCGCATCGGGGAACGGACCAATGTGCAGGACGGCAGCATCCTCCATTGCGACCCTCCGCGTCCCGGCGATCCCGATGGCAGCCCGCTGGTGATCGGGGACGATGTGCTGATCGGCCATATGGCGATGGTCCATGGCTGCACGATCCACGATCGCGGTTTCGTCGGTCTGGGCGCCATCGCGATGAACAAGGCGGTGATCGGCAGCGACGCGATGCTGGCCGCTGGCGCCATGCTGACCGAGAACAAGGTCATGGGCGAGCGCGAATTATGGGCGGGCCGCCCGGCGAAGAAGCTACGCGATCTCGACGATGCGGCGGTCATGGGAATGCGCGCTGGCGTGATGCACTACACCCAGAACGCGAAGGACCACGCGGCGGCGATCTCCGACGCCCCCTAA
- a CDS encoding fused MFS/spermidine synthase has protein sequence MAEPRMIARPLFVATVLAGSFLLFLVQPLVARMALPQLGGAPAVWNSAMLVYQALLLAGYTYAHAIARLPLKRQALIHLAVLALAGLTLPIALADLAPPASQGFEALWVPLLFVLTIGPVFFAVSAQAPLMQRWYAADPDAGDPYWLYAASNLGSFAGLLAYPLFLEPNLPLGSQSWVWSAGYVLLIGLVAAAAWMRRDAPVGDESVISDSEAEPIGWRRIALWLALSAVPSGLMLSTTTHLTTDIVAMPLLWVIPLGLYLLSFVFAFNERSALGYTLARVAPVVVLLAGGMAMVSQNAASLSIGFATVLMLFVLATALHRRLYFERPSPRRLTLFYLVMSAGGALGGAFTALVAPLVFDWVWEHPILVLAGAALLPDRPLVAWMERLGLTGPQRKIAVAALLIAAAGIAVLINRWVIAQDDTLVLTGMIAVALCGVLLLGHGRATVLVLAALMLGRGGYQTLATSLEGSRDRSYFGIYTIRDLPEEGKRSLVSGTTLHGLQFTAPDRRRRPTTYYGPDSGVGAALAELPDIAGPSARVGVVGLGVGTLACYRQPGQKWDFFEIDRTVLSYSRDETFTFLSDCAPDATIHLGDARIMLDRYRDSMSANNRFDALVIDAFSSDAIPLHLVTDEAFGIYRRTLAEDGLLLVHISNRFIDLTPMMAALAERNGMIAVLRSHQDPPFADGISPSLWVVMTRDPAGLAKLLSARPDLSWHRLPPPAERVWTDDFASILPFIQWQNVLGSGS, from the coding sequence ATGGCGGAACCGCGCATGATCGCCCGCCCGCTTTTCGTCGCGACCGTGCTGGCGGGCAGTTTCCTGCTGTTCCTCGTTCAGCCTCTGGTCGCGCGCATGGCGCTCCCGCAACTGGGCGGCGCCCCCGCGGTCTGGAACAGCGCGATGCTGGTCTATCAGGCGCTGCTGCTGGCCGGATACACCTATGCCCATGCGATCGCGCGTCTGCCGCTGAAGCGACAGGCTCTGATCCATCTCGCGGTTCTCGCGCTGGCGGGGCTGACGCTGCCCATCGCGCTCGCCGATCTCGCACCGCCCGCGTCGCAAGGTTTTGAGGCGCTGTGGGTGCCGCTCCTGTTCGTCCTGACCATCGGCCCGGTTTTCTTCGCCGTGTCGGCCCAGGCGCCGCTGATGCAGCGCTGGTATGCGGCGGACCCCGATGCGGGCGATCCCTATTGGCTCTATGCCGCGTCCAATCTGGGGAGCTTCGCCGGATTGCTCGCCTATCCACTGTTCCTCGAACCGAACCTGCCGCTGGGATCGCAGAGCTGGGTGTGGAGCGCGGGCTATGTGCTGCTCATCGGGCTGGTCGCGGCGGCGGCCTGGATGCGGCGCGATGCGCCCGTGGGTGACGAGTCAGTGATTTCTGACAGCGAGGCCGAACCGATCGGCTGGCGCCGCATCGCGCTGTGGCTCGCGCTGTCCGCCGTCCCTTCGGGCCTGATGCTGTCGACGACGACGCATCTCACCACCGATATCGTCGCGATGCCGCTTTTGTGGGTGATCCCGCTTGGCCTCTATCTGTTGAGCTTCGTCTTCGCCTTCAACGAGCGCAGCGCGCTGGGTTATACGCTCGCCCGCGTGGCGCCGGTCGTGGTCTTGCTGGCGGGGGGCATGGCGATGGTGAGCCAGAACGCGGCCAGCCTCTCGATCGGCTTCGCCACCGTGCTGATGCTGTTCGTGCTGGCGACCGCGCTGCACCGCCGCCTCTATTTCGAACGACCGAGCCCGCGCCGCCTGACCCTGTTCTATCTCGTCATGAGCGCGGGCGGCGCGCTGGGCGGTGCGTTCACCGCATTGGTGGCGCCGCTGGTCTTCGACTGGGTGTGGGAGCATCCCATACTCGTCCTCGCGGGTGCCGCCCTGTTGCCCGACCGGCCCCTGGTCGCCTGGATGGAGCGGCTGGGACTGACCGGGCCGCAAAGGAAAATCGCGGTCGCCGCGCTGCTGATCGCGGCGGCGGGCATCGCAGTCCTCATCAACCGCTGGGTGATCGCGCAGGACGATACGCTCGTTCTGACGGGCATGATCGCGGTGGCGCTGTGCGGCGTCCTCCTGCTGGGGCACGGACGCGCCACGGTGCTGGTCCTCGCCGCGCTGATGCTGGGGCGCGGCGGCTATCAGACGCTGGCGACATCGCTCGAAGGATCGCGCGACCGCAGCTATTTCGGCATCTACACGATCCGCGACTTGCCGGAAGAGGGCAAGCGCTCGCTCGTCAGCGGGACGACTTTGCACGGGCTCCAGTTCACCGCGCCCGACCGCCGCCGCCGACCGACGACCTATTACGGCCCCGATTCGGGCGTCGGCGCGGCGCTCGCCGAATTGCCCGATATTGCCGGACCCTCCGCGCGCGTCGGCGTGGTCGGGCTGGGGGTGGGCACGCTCGCCTGCTATCGCCAGCCGGGGCAGAAATGGGATTTCTTCGAGATCGACCGCACCGTCCTGTCCTATTCGCGCGACGAGACCTTCACCTTCCTTTCCGATTGCGCGCCGGACGCCACGATCCATCTGGGCGATGCGCGCATCATGCTGGATCGCTATCGCGACAGTATGAGCGCAAACAATCGCTTCGATGCACTCGTGATCGACGCCTTCAGTTCGGACGCGATACCCCTCCATCTCGTCACCGACGAAGCCTTCGGCATTTATCGCCGCACGTTGGCGGAGGATGGCTTGCTGCTCGTGCATATCTCCAACCGCTTCATCGATCTCACCCCGATGATGGCGGCACTGGCCGAACGCAACGGGATGATCGCCGTGCTGCGATCGCATCAGGACCCGCCCTTCGCGGACGGGATATCGCCCTCGCTCTGGGTGGTGATGACGCGCGATCCAGCGGGCCTCGCCAAGCTTTTGTCCGCGCGGCCCGACCTTTCCTGGCACCGCCTGCCGCCGCCCGCCGAACGCGTATGGACCGACGATTTCGCCAGCATCCTGCCTTTCATCCAGTGGCAGAATGTGCTGGGTAGCGGGTCATGA
- a CDS encoding GNAT family N-acetyltransferase: MPDIVLETERLVLRTIGEGDAETQFRVLNTPAVMRHLGGPLELADIEAKHAKTMQLHAREGFSFLFGIEKASGDLIGHCGLKRVDSENAKNPGDMEIGWLVREDRWRQGFAREMVEAVLEWAFTRHAAPHVVALTSEANVPSLSLMERIGMRRRMDLDFDDPRFPPEDNPTILYSLSHGEWRNRA, encoded by the coding sequence ATGCCTGACATCGTGCTCGAGACCGAGCGACTGGTCCTGCGCACGATCGGGGAAGGGGATGCCGAAACGCAGTTCCGCGTCCTCAACACGCCTGCGGTCATGCGGCATCTGGGCGGGCCGCTCGAACTGGCCGATATCGAGGCCAAGCACGCCAAGACGATGCAATTGCACGCCCGCGAAGGCTTTTCCTTCCTGTTCGGAATCGAGAAGGCGAGCGGCGATCTGATCGGGCATTGCGGGTTGAAGCGCGTCGATAGCGAGAATGCGAAGAACCCCGGCGACATGGAGATCGGCTGGCTGGTGCGCGAGGATCGCTGGCGTCAGGGCTTCGCGCGCGAAATGGTGGAGGCGGTGCTCGAATGGGCATTCACGCGCCACGCGGCGCCGCATGTCGTCGCGCTGACGAGCGAGGCCAATGTCCCGAGCTTGAGCCTGATGGAGCGGATCGGAATGCGCCGCCGCATGGATCTCGATTTCGACGATCCGCGTTTCCCGCCCGAGGACAATCCGACCATCCTCTACAGTCTTTCGCACGGGGAATGGCGGAACCGCGCATGA
- a CDS encoding GNAT family N-acetyltransferase → MAEFFHETERLILRDWREGDWAPFWTGTNTPAVMRWLGGVADEAKRAAVKDRLLGYRAHHGHTFWVVERKDDGALLGFCGLKRTNQKGGPLGAMEVGWRLREDAWGQGYAREAASASLDLAFDRFGAEEVVALTVTGNRASWGLMERLGMQRREDLDFDNSEFDAETGRIIVYSIAKSAWQKPDA, encoded by the coding sequence ATGGCTGAGTTCTTTCACGAGACCGAGCGGCTGATCCTGCGTGACTGGCGCGAGGGGGACTGGGCCCCTTTCTGGACCGGGACCAACACGCCCGCCGTGATGCGCTGGCTGGGCGGAGTCGCGGACGAAGCCAAGCGCGCGGCGGTCAAGGATCGCCTGCTCGGCTATCGTGCGCATCACGGCCATACGTTCTGGGTGGTGGAGCGCAAGGATGACGGCGCGCTGCTCGGCTTTTGCGGCTTGAAACGCACCAACCAGAAAGGCGGCCCGCTCGGCGCGATGGAAGTGGGCTGGCGGTTGCGCGAGGACGCCTGGGGTCAGGGCTATGCCAGGGAGGCCGCCAGCGCCTCGCTCGATCTCGCGTTCGACCGTTTCGGGGCGGAGGAGGTCGTGGCGCTGACGGTGACCGGCAATCGGGCGAGCTGGGGCCTGATGGAACGCCTCGGGATGCAGCGGCGCGAGGATCTCGATTTCGACAACAGCGAATTCGATGCCGAGACCGGGCGGATCATCGTCTATTCGATCGCGAAGAGCGCCTGGCAGAAACCGGATGCCTGA
- the hemB gene encoding porphobilinogen synthase: MIGSYPNTRLRRARAHAWSRAMHRETALTPADLIWPLFVTSGSGIEEPIKSLPGVSRWSVDGIVTRAKEAVDLGIPCIALFPNTPSDQRSEDGAAAYDPDNLMCRAIKAVRDACGSDVGILTDVALDPYTSHGQDGLLDGQGYVTNDDTVAVLVDQALNQAEAGADIVAPSDMMDGRVRAIRMALEMGGHPNVQIMSYAAKYASAFYGPFRDAVGSGGLLKGDKKSYQMDPANGDEALREVALDIQEGADSVMVKPGLAYLDIIWRVKERFDVPVFAYQVSGEYALIEAGVAAGVGDRDALVMEKLTAFKRAGCTGVLTYYAAHAARLLHG; encoded by the coding sequence ATGATCGGCAGCTATCCCAACACCCGCCTCCGCCGCGCCCGCGCCCATGCCTGGAGCCGCGCGATGCACCGCGAAACCGCGCTGACCCCGGCGGATCTGATCTGGCCGCTCTTCGTCACCTCGGGCAGCGGGATCGAAGAGCCCATAAAAAGCCTGCCCGGCGTCTCGCGCTGGTCGGTGGACGGGATCGTGACGCGCGCCAAGGAAGCGGTGGATCTCGGCATCCCTTGTATCGCCCTGTTCCCCAACACGCCGTCCGATCAGCGCAGCGAGGATGGCGCGGCGGCCTACGATCCCGACAATCTGATGTGCCGCGCGATCAAGGCGGTGCGCGATGCCTGCGGGAGCGATGTCGGCATCCTCACCGATGTGGCGCTCGACCCCTATACCAGCCACGGTCAGGACGGCTTGCTCGACGGACAGGGCTACGTGACGAATGACGACACGGTCGCGGTGCTCGTCGACCAGGCGCTGAATCAGGCGGAGGCGGGCGCGGATATCGTCGCCCCGTCGGACATGATGGATGGGCGCGTGCGCGCGATCCGCATGGCGCTGGAGATGGGCGGTCACCCGAATGTCCAGATCATGAGCTATGCCGCCAAATACGCCAGCGCCTTTTACGGCCCGTTCCGCGACGCGGTCGGCTCGGGCGGGCTGCTCAAGGGCGACAAGAAAAGCTACCAGATGGACCCGGCGAACGGCGACGAGGCGCTGCGCGAGGTCGCGCTCGACATCCAGGAAGGTGCGGACAGCGTGATGGTGAAGCCGGGCCTCGCCTATCTCGACATCATCTGGCGCGTGAAGGAGCGGTTCGACGTTCCCGTCTTCGCCTATCAGGTCAGCGGCGAATACGCGCTGATCGAAGCGGGCGTGGCGGCGGGCGTGGGGGATCGCGACGCGCTCGTCATGGAGAAGCTGACCGCCTTCAAGCGCGCGGGCTGCACGGGCGTGCTGACCTATTACGCGGCCCATGCGGCGCGGCTGCTGCATGGCTGA
- a CDS encoding M23 family metallopeptidase, whose translation MEIGQRRRAFGRGAAGWATDVAEGRLFRTREDDAPTLGGESGCGGRRLPAAALAHDQIAPSAPSVPLRKTPHWRDRLSQRLSSLDLAPDLGRGIGSPRWLRGVGTLIGLSSAAIAFWPAFGPLEAAPVRLTEAERDSYRSQTITPLALGADTGSRMGATALVRPLAAAPERPRIELVATLAAGDSFERMLRRAGVGAGDAQRIVTLVGGAMPLSDIEAGTQVDIVLGRRSGADSPRPLEELRFRARFDLELAVGRTDGNALALSREAIRVDDTPLRIRGTIGSSLYRSARAAGAPASAVQAYLKALGEQIDVTSDLAANDTFDIILAHRRAATGERQAGQLLYAGIERGDKPRVQLMRWGNANNGANNGEGRFFEASGVGEQRSGLVAPVPGPMSSSFGMRRHPILGYKRMHSGVDFRARSGTPIVAVTDGQVTGAGRMGGCGQAVRLRHGGGMDTRYCHMSRIAVSAGQSVRRGQVIGYVGSTGLSTGPHLHYEMYRSGRAIDPASVRFVTRAQLTGAELARFRETLAKLKTVGPGAALAALEPTATERAAAAPVREIDRLEAPKPVQAP comes from the coding sequence ATGGAAATCGGCCAGAGGCGCCGCGCTTTCGGGCGAGGTGCCGCAGGCTGGGCCACAGATGTGGCGGAGGGACGATTGTTCAGAACGCGGGAGGACGATGCGCCGACGCTCGGCGGCGAGAGCGGGTGCGGGGGCAGGCGCCTGCCCGCCGCGGCCCTCGCGCACGACCAGATCGCGCCGTCCGCGCCCTCCGTCCCGCTTCGCAAGACACCTCATTGGCGCGATCGCCTGTCGCAGCGCCTTTCGTCGTTGGACCTCGCGCCCGATCTCGGGCGGGGGATCGGCAGCCCGCGCTGGCTGCGCGGTGTGGGCACTCTGATCGGATTGTCCTCCGCCGCGATCGCCTTCTGGCCCGCCTTCGGACCGCTCGAGGCGGCACCGGTGCGCCTGACCGAAGCCGAGCGCGATTCCTATCGAAGCCAGACGATCACGCCGCTGGCCCTCGGCGCCGATACCGGCAGCCGCATGGGCGCGACGGCGCTGGTCCGCCCGCTTGCCGCCGCGCCCGAACGCCCGCGCATCGAACTGGTCGCGACCCTAGCGGCAGGGGACAGTTTCGAACGGATGCTGCGGCGTGCGGGCGTCGGCGCGGGCGATGCGCAGCGCATCGTCACATTGGTCGGCGGAGCCATGCCACTGTCGGATATCGAAGCGGGCACGCAGGTCGATATCGTCCTCGGGCGGCGCAGCGGCGCGGACAGTCCGCGCCCGCTCGAAGAATTGCGCTTCCGCGCGCGCTTCGATCTCGAACTCGCCGTGGGGCGGACGGACGGCAATGCGCTTGCTCTCAGCCGCGAGGCGATCCGGGTCGACGATACGCCGCTGCGCATTCGCGGTACGATCGGATCGAGCCTCTATCGCTCGGCCCGCGCGGCGGGCGCTCCGGCGAGCGCGGTGCAGGCCTATCTCAAGGCGCTGGGCGAGCAGATCGACGTGACTAGCGATCTTGCCGCGAACGACACATTCGACATCATCCTTGCGCACCGCCGCGCCGCCACGGGCGAGCGGCAGGCGGGGCAATTGCTCTATGCGGGAATCGAGCGGGGCGACAAACCGCGCGTCCAGCTGATGCGCTGGGGGAACGCCAATAACGGGGCCAATAACGGTGAGGGCCGCTTCTTCGAAGCGAGCGGCGTGGGCGAACAGCGCAGCGGCCTCGTCGCTCCCGTGCCGGGGCCGATGAGTTCCAGCTTCGGTATGCGGCGTCATCCGATACTCGGCTATAAACGGATGCATTCGGGCGTCGATTTCCGTGCCCGCAGCGGCACGCCGATCGTGGCGGTCACCGATGGCCAGGTGACAGGCGCGGGCCGGATGGGCGGATGCGGCCAGGCGGTACGTCTGCGCCACGGTGGCGGCATGGACACCCGCTATTGCCATATGAGCCGGATCGCGGTGAGCGCGGGCCAGAGCGTAAGGCGCGGGCAGGTGATCGGCTATGTCGGCTCGACCGGCCTTTCGACCGGGCCGCATCTCCACTACGAGATGTATCGCAGCGGTCGCGCCATCGACCCGGCAAGCGTGCGCTTCGTCACCCGCGCGCAACTGACCGGGGCGGAGCTCGCGCGGTTCCGCGAGACGCTGGCGAAACTGAAGACAGTCGGACCCGGCGCCGCGCTTGCCGCGCTGGAGCCGACCGCGACCGAGCGCGCCGCCGCAGCTCCGGTGCGCGAGATCGACCGGCTGGAAGCGCCCAAGCCCGTTCAGGCGCCCTGA
- a CDS encoding helicase-related protein, translating into MSDQAIKAVLGPTNTGKTHLAIERMCGHSSGAIGFPLRLLAREVYDRVRAIKGDDQVALITGEQRIEPKNARYLCCTVEAMPRSLDVSFVALDEAQLGADRERGHVFTDRLLNLRGRQETMLLGAATLEPVVKALIPKVEVSERPRFSTLSHIGPRKLSRLPPRSAVVAFSAEQVYAVAEMLRRFRGGAAVVMGALSPETRNRQVELFQNGEVDYIVATDAIGMGLNLDVNHVAFAGLTKFDGVRMRRLFPAEMAQIAGRAGRHQRDGTFGTLAGQGGRNAPAPEFTEDEIYAIEEHRFAPLTHLYWREAEPRFDSIATLIGDLESPPQHAMLRAAPEAIDLATLKRLAEEPFAAAIRGPGQVRRFWEACSLPDFRARGPDVHARFVARLWQDLQQGYLGADYAAARISELDNMAGDIDTLQGRIAAIRTWAYICQRPDWVLARDEMAARAHAVEAKLSDALHGRLTERFVNRRTTILMKSLGQDASALPIAIAEDGAVSVDGEHLGRVEGLRFTVDPSARHEDRRMLLAAAEKALPRLLGQQVEAMVAKGVADQVELAKGAIRWNGQVLAQLEAKEGQARPLLVPSREVAALPENPRKALLAALESWLDTVLAPLDPLEKLHRAASDPEAGSQARALLLNLLAGHGFVTREQAGIEHLPKEMRPFLRRIGVTFGALDIFAPALLKPAPRRLLSAIGTDRRPLEEAMLPVVADRKKLPSGYRHAGSQAIRIDLAEKIFRAAHETRVKAQGSGKQQDRRRKFVLDLALPISIGLEEDNAVRLLGQAGFRVQRARALKEGAFGPPRPDRWEWRPRPVGARRKQQRSEPVRPREGSAFAALADLVR; encoded by the coding sequence GTGAGCGATCAGGCGATCAAGGCGGTTCTGGGGCCGACCAATACGGGCAAGACCCATCTCGCGATCGAGCGGATGTGCGGCCATTCGAGCGGAGCGATCGGCTTTCCGCTGCGCTTGCTGGCGCGCGAGGTCTATGACCGGGTGCGCGCCATCAAGGGCGACGACCAGGTGGCGCTCATCACCGGCGAACAACGGATCGAGCCCAAAAACGCCCGCTATCTGTGCTGCACGGTCGAAGCCATGCCGCGCAGTCTCGACGTCAGTTTCGTCGCACTGGACGAGGCGCAATTGGGCGCCGACCGCGAGCGCGGCCATGTCTTCACCGACCGGCTGTTGAACCTGCGCGGGCGGCAGGAGACGATGCTGCTGGGCGCGGCGACGCTGGAGCCGGTGGTCAAGGCGCTGATCCCCAAGGTCGAGGTCAGCGAGCGGCCGCGTTTTTCGACATTGTCGCATATCGGCCCGCGCAAGCTCTCGCGCCTTCCGCCCAGAAGCGCGGTCGTCGCCTTCAGCGCCGAGCAGGTCTATGCCGTTGCCGAAATGCTGCGACGCTTTCGCGGCGGGGCGGCGGTGGTGATGGGCGCGCTGAGCCCGGAGACGCGTAATCGCCAAGTCGAATTGTTCCAGAACGGCGAGGTCGATTACATCGTCGCCACCGACGCGATCGGCATGGGCCTCAATCTCGACGTCAACCACGTTGCTTTTGCCGGCCTCACCAAATTCGATGGGGTCAGGATGCGGCGCCTGTTCCCGGCGGAAATGGCGCAGATCGCGGGGCGCGCCGGTCGCCACCAGCGCGACGGGACGTTCGGTACGCTGGCAGGACAAGGCGGGCGGAACGCACCCGCGCCCGAATTCACCGAGGACGAGATCTACGCGATCGAGGAGCATCGCTTCGCGCCGCTGACGCATCTCTACTGGCGCGAGGCGGAACCGCGCTTCGACAGCATTGCCACGCTGATCGGCGATCTCGAAAGCCCGCCGCAACACGCCATGCTGCGCGCCGCGCCCGAAGCGATCGACCTCGCGACCCTGAAGCGGCTGGCGGAAGAGCCCTTCGCCGCCGCGATCCGCGGGCCGGGACAGGTACGGCGGTTCTGGGAGGCGTGCTCGCTCCCCGATTTCCGCGCGCGGGGGCCGGACGTGCACGCCCGCTTCGTCGCGCGGCTGTGGCAGGACTTGCAGCAGGGCTATCTCGGCGCGGATTATGCGGCGGCGCGGATATCCGAACTCGACAACATGGCGGGCGATATCGATACGCTGCAAGGGCGGATCGCGGCGATTCGCACCTGGGCCTATATCTGCCAGCGGCCCGACTGGGTGCTGGCGCGCGACGAGATGGCGGCCCGCGCCCATGCGGTGGAGGCCAAATTGTCGGACGCCCTGCACGGGCGGCTGACCGAACGCTTCGTCAATCGGAGGACGACGATCCTGATGAAATCTTTGGGACAGGACGCATCGGCGCTGCCGATCGCGATTGCGGAGGATGGCGCGGTGAGCGTCGACGGCGAGCATCTCGGCCGCGTCGAAGGGCTGCGCTTCACCGTCGATCCGAGCGCGCGGCACGAGGATCGGCGGATGCTGCTCGCGGCGGCGGAAAAGGCGCTGCCCCGCCTGCTCGGCCAGCAGGTCGAGGCGATGGTCGCCAAGGGCGTCGCGGACCAAGTCGAGCTGGCCAAGGGTGCGATCCGGTGGAACGGGCAGGTGCTGGCGCAGCTCGAAGCCAAGGAAGGGCAGGCGCGGCCTTTGCTGGTGCCTTCCCGCGAGGTCGCGGCGCTGCCCGAAAATCCGCGCAAGGCGCTGCTCGCCGCGCTCGAATCGTGGCTCGACACTGTCCTCGCCCCGCTCGATCCGCTCGAGAAACTGCACCGCGCGGCGAGCGACCCCGAGGCCGGATCGCAGGCGCGCGCGTTGCTGCTGAATCTCCTCGCGGGGCATGGCTTCGTCACCCGCGAACAGGCGGGGATCGAGCATCTGCCGAAGGAAATGCGCCCGTTCCTGCGGCGGATTGGCGTCACTTTCGGCGCGCTCGACATCTTTGCGCCTGCGCTGCTCAAGCCCGCGCCGCGCCGCCTGCTGAGCGCGATCGGGACGGATCGCCGCCCGCTCGAAGAGGCGATGCTGCCGGTGGTTGCCGACCGCAAGAAACTCCCCTCGGGCTATCGCCATGCAGGGAGCCAGGCGATCCGCATCGACCTCGCCGAAAAGATATTCCGCGCCGCGCACGAAACGCGCGTCAAGGCGCAAGGGAGCGGCAAGCAGCAGGACCGGCGCAGGAAATTCGTGCTCGACCTCGCGCTGCCGATCTCGATCGGCCTCGAGGAAGACAACGCCGTCCGCCTGCTCGGCCAGGCCGGCTTCCGCGTCCAGCGCGCGCGGGCGCTCAAGGAAGGCGCGTTCGGTCCCCCGCGCCCCGATCGCTGGGAATGGCGGCCCAGGCCAGTTGGAGCGCGCCGCAAGCAGCAGCGCAGCGAGCCGGTCCGCCCCCGCGAGGGGAGTGCCTTTGCCGCGCTCGCCGATCTGGTGCGCTAG